The nucleotide sequence AAACTATTAGCACTGTTCCCTTATTGCGGGATGTTTTAGCCTATATTGAAGGAGCAGCAGAAACGGGGGCGAATTTAATCCAAAAGGTAGATTTAATTTGTTTTACCGGGAGTGTAGCCACCGGCAAAAAAGTAGCCGCCGCAGCCGCTAAACAGTTTATTCCTGCCTTTTTAGAATTGGGAGGAAAAGATGCCGCCATTGTTTTAGAATCCGCTAATCTTGAAGAAGCCACATCAGCAATTTTATGGGGATCAGTGGTTAATAATGGGCAATCTTGTTTATCTTTAGAACGGGTTTATGTAGCCGAGTCTATTTTTGAATCTTTTGTCGAACAACTAACAGCAAAAGCCCAAAGACTTAAACTCGCTTATCCCACCTTTGAAGATGGACAAATTGGCCCCATTATATCAGCTTCTCAAGCAGAAATTATGGCAACTCATTTAGAAGATGCCCGTTATAAGGGGGCAAAAATCCATTGTGGCGGAGAAGTAGAACTGTTAGAAGGGGGGTTTTGGTGTCTTCCTACTGTGTTGAGTGAGGTTAATCATTCGATGAAAATTATGAGTGAGGAAACGTTTGGCCCCATTATGCCGGTGATGGCTTTTTCAAGTGTTGAAGAGGGAATTAGATTAGCCAATGATAGTATTTATGGATTAAGTGCGGCCGTTTTTGCCGCTTCTACTGAGGAAGCTTTAGCGGTGGCGGCTGATTTAGAGGCAGGAGCAATTAGTATTAATGATGCCGGCTTAACGGCTTTTATTCATGAAGGAGAGAAGAATTCTTTTAAGTTTTCGGGGTTAGGAGGTTCTCGCATGGGGGCGGCGGCTTTGCAACGATTTAGGCGTAAAAAAGCTTTGTTAGTAAAAACTCAATCGATGGCTGATCCTTGGTGGTTTAAGTAAAGTTTATTAATTCTCACACCCTGAAGGGTGCAGCTACACGAACAAAGCCTGCCGACGCAGGCTT is from Gloeothece verrucosa PCC 7822 and encodes:
- a CDS encoding aldehyde dehydrogenase family protein, which gives rise to MDTSIPIRNPRNGKIDYTITPPTEQQLTDLCGHLRQHQKQWVLGGLQQRIEVLQTWKQAIKADQAELLEALITDTGRKSESILEIDSLISGIDRWCRLAPQLLAPEAERTTAIPFINLQHQSIAYPLVGVISPWNFPLLLSTIDTIPALMAGCAVIVKPSEIAPRFIQPLIKTISTVPLLRDVLAYIEGAAETGANLIQKVDLICFTGSVATGKKVAAAAAKQFIPAFLELGGKDAAIVLESANLEEATSAILWGSVVNNGQSCLSLERVYVAESIFESFVEQLTAKAQRLKLAYPTFEDGQIGPIISASQAEIMATHLEDARYKGAKIHCGGEVELLEGGFWCLPTVLSEVNHSMKIMSEETFGPIMPVMAFSSVEEGIRLANDSIYGLSAAVFAASTEEALAVAADLEAGAISINDAGLTAFIHEGEKNSFKFSGLGGSRMGAAALQRFRRKKALLVKTQSMADPWWFK